The Beijerinckiaceae bacterium genome has a window encoding:
- a CDS encoding molecular chaperone DnaJ: MNLNSRLFDRIRVKSKQKEPQRQQWIRCEHPGCSEAGEFRAPKGRLREGQYFCFCLDHVREYNASYNYFNGMTAEAMADYQRDALVGHRPTWSMGANRGAKNFREEGDDPSHSGDPLAMFAANGRPYSREEPRRPRYGLAAMKALDQLGLDDSVDMVAIKARYKDLVKRLHPDANAGDRSNEDKLREIIRAYNYLKSVKPA, from the coding sequence ATGAATTTAAACTCACGTCTCTTCGACCGCATCAGGGTCAAGTCAAAACAAAAAGAGCCGCAGCGCCAGCAATGGATACGCTGCGAGCATCCAGGCTGTAGCGAAGCGGGCGAGTTTCGCGCGCCAAAAGGCCGCCTGCGGGAAGGCCAGTATTTTTGCTTTTGCCTTGACCATGTCCGCGAATACAACGCTTCTTATAATTATTTCAACGGGATGACTGCCGAAGCGATGGCCGATTATCAGCGCGACGCACTGGTTGGCCATCGACCGACTTGGTCGATGGGCGCCAATCGCGGCGCGAAGAATTTTCGGGAAGAGGGTGACGATCCGTCGCATTCGGGCGATCCACTTGCGATGTTCGCGGCAAACGGTCGGCCTTATTCTAGGGAAGAACCTCGCAGGCCCCGCTACGGGCTCGCGGCGATGAAAGCCCTGGATCAGTTGGGCCTCGACGACAGTGTGGACATGGTCGCGATCAAGGCCCGTTACAAGGATTTGGTGAAGCGCCTTCATCCCGACGCCAATGCCGGCGACCGGTCGAACGAAGATAAATTGCGCGAGATCATCCGCGCCTACAATTACCTGAAGTCAGTGAAGCCTGCCTAG
- the cobT gene encoding cobaltochelatase subunit CobT, translated as MTGSNQKPPGKSPAAQEPFKRAVAACMRALSRSPQLEVTYAAERPSLILTGASAKARLPEPSRKLDAREAAILRGHADSMALRLTCHNIDVHRRLTPPAPAARAVFDAVEQARVEAIGSRRMQGVASNLDAMLDDRCQRAHYADVATRAEAPLEDALAMIVRERLTGLKPPKNAQRIVDLWRPWVEERAAADLDKLGSAIEDQRAFAVAVHKLLTSLEMIEEGALDGNPEEEESGGDEQDAGAENETEEGAEDHTGDSSRSETVEASSDPTEEDDTESADAPTGEFDEEAELSDSEEAADPRRPPSPASTDPRASDYKAFTKKYDEVVAAEDLCDAEELERLRSYLDKQLSNLSSIVARLANRLQRRLMAQQSRSWEFDLEEGILDPARLPRIIMDPQQPLSFKREKDTEFRDTVVTLLIDNSGSMRGRPITVAATCADILARTLERCGVKVEILGFTTRAWKGGQSREAWLQANKPPAPGRLNDLRHIIYKSADAPWRRSRKHLGLMMREGLLKENIDGEALDWAHRRLLARPEQRRILMMISDGAPVDDSTLSVNPGNYLEKHLRFMIEEIETRSPVELIAIGIGHDVTRYYRRAVTIVDAEELGGAMTDKLAELFDETARPKRGALRQRGGAAQQARASAARRLLH; from the coding sequence TTGACCGGCTCGAACCAAAAGCCACCGGGCAAATCGCCGGCCGCGCAGGAGCCGTTCAAGAGAGCCGTCGCGGCCTGCATGCGCGCCTTGTCGAGGTCGCCGCAGCTCGAAGTGACCTATGCGGCCGAACGCCCGAGCTTGATTCTGACGGGGGCGAGCGCCAAGGCGCGTCTGCCCGAACCCTCGCGCAAACTCGATGCGCGTGAAGCCGCGATCCTGCGCGGGCACGCCGATTCGATGGCTCTGCGGCTGACCTGCCATAATATTGATGTGCATCGGCGGCTCACCCCGCCAGCCCCTGCTGCGCGGGCGGTTTTTGATGCTGTCGAACAGGCCCGTGTCGAGGCGATCGGCTCGCGGCGGATGCAGGGCGTGGCCAGCAATCTGGATGCGATGCTCGATGACCGCTGTCAGCGCGCCCACTATGCCGATGTCGCAACCCGTGCCGAGGCCCCACTCGAGGACGCGCTCGCGATGATCGTGCGCGAACGTCTCACTGGCCTCAAGCCGCCCAAGAACGCCCAAAGAATTGTCGATCTCTGGCGCCCTTGGGTCGAGGAGCGCGCCGCCGCCGATCTCGACAAGCTTGGATCGGCGATCGAGGATCAGCGTGCCTTCGCCGTCGCCGTTCACAAGCTCCTGACCTCTCTCGAAATGATCGAAGAGGGCGCGCTCGACGGCAATCCCGAGGAAGAAGAAAGTGGTGGCGACGAGCAGGACGCCGGAGCGGAAAACGAGACGGAGGAAGGCGCGGAGGATCACACCGGGGATTCGAGCCGCAGCGAGACCGTCGAGGCCTCCTCCGATCCGACGGAAGAAGACGATACGGAGTCGGCCGATGCGCCAACCGGGGAGTTCGACGAAGAGGCCGAGCTTTCCGACTCCGAAGAAGCTGCCGATCCACGCCGGCCGCCCTCGCCGGCCAGCACCGACCCCCGCGCCTCGGATTATAAGGCTTTCACCAAAAAATATGACGAGGTGGTCGCCGCCGAGGATCTTTGCGACGCGGAGGAGCTTGAGCGGCTGCGCTCTTATCTCGACAAGCAATTGAGCAACCTCTCCTCGATTGTCGCGCGGCTGGCCAATCGTTTGCAGCGCCGTCTCATGGCGCAGCAGAGCCGGTCCTGGGAGTTCGACCTTGAGGAAGGCATTCTGGATCCGGCAAGGCTTCCGCGGATCATCATGGATCCGCAGCAGCCGCTGTCGTTCAAGCGCGAGAAGGATACCGAGTTCCGCGATACAGTGGTGACGCTCCTCATTGACAATTCGGGTTCGATGCGCGGGCGGCCGATTACGGTTGCGGCCACCTGCGCCGATATTTTGGCTCGAACGCTGGAGCGTTGCGGCGTCAAGGTCGAGATCCTGGGTTTCACCACCCGTGCGTGGAAGGGCGGTCAGTCGCGCGAGGCTTGGCTGCAGGCGAACAAACCGCCGGCGCCGGGCCGTCTCAACGATCTCCGCCACATTATCTACAAATCGGCCGATGCGCCTTGGCGGCGATCACGCAAGCATCTCGGCCTTATGATGCGCGAAGGACTTCTGAAGGAAAACATCGATGGCGAGGCGCTCGATTGGGCGCATCGCCGGCTTCTCGCGCGGCCCGAACAGCGGCGCATATTAATGATGATTTCCGACGGCGCGCCCGTCGACGATTCGACGCTATCCGTCAATCCCGGGAATTATCTCGAAAAGCATTTGCGGTTCATGATCGAGGAGATTGAGACGCGTTCACCCGTGGAGCTCATTGCGATCGGCATCGGTCACGACGTGACCCGCTATTATCGCCGCGCTGTGACAATTGTAGATGCGGAAGAACTCGGCGGCGCGATGACCGACAAGCTGGCCGAACTGTTCGACGAGACGGCGCGGCCGAAACGGGGCGCGCTTCGTCAGCGAGGGGGAGCGGCGCAGCAAGCACGCGCAAGCGCCGCGCGTCGCTTGTTGCATTGA
- the efp gene encoding elongation factor P, which produces MKVIASSIRKGNIIERDDGQLYVVLTAESFHPGKGTPTTQIDMRRLSDGVKTTDRYKTTEQVERAYVEDANFSYLYQDADGYTFMNSDSYDQIIVPAEVIGDQSVYLQEGMNCVLSIFNGVAVGIQLPARVTLEVVETEPAMKGQTASSSYKPAKLSNGARVMVPPHISPGTRIIVQTEDGSYVERAKD; this is translated from the coding sequence GTGAAAGTCATCGCCAGTTCAATTCGGAAAGGAAACATTATCGAGAGGGACGACGGTCAACTCTATGTCGTGCTGACCGCGGAGAGTTTTCATCCGGGCAAAGGCACGCCGACCACCCAGATCGATATGCGGCGCCTGTCCGACGGTGTGAAAACGACCGATCGCTACAAGACCACTGAACAAGTCGAACGCGCTTATGTCGAGGATGCGAATTTCAGTTATTTGTATCAGGATGCCGACGGCTACACCTTTATGAACTCGGACAGTTACGATCAGATCATCGTGCCCGCGGAGGTCATCGGGGACCAGTCGGTCTATTTGCAAGAGGGCATGAATTGCGTGTTGTCGATCTTTAACGGCGTCGCCGTCGGGATCCAGCTTCCCGCCAGGGTAACGCTCGAAGTTGTCGAGACCGAGCCCGCGATGAAGGGCCAAACCGCATCGTCTTCTTACAAGCCTGCAAAGCTATCGAACGGTGCCAGGGTCATGGTGCCCCCGCATATTTCTCCAGGCACACGGATTATCGTACAGACCGAAGACGGGTCTTACGTGGAACGTGCCAAGGATTGA
- the cobS gene encoding cobaltochelatase subunit CobS, which yields MIDEGAAVGGLPDMKISVRQVFGIDTDLEVPAYSSADPHVPDLDPDYLFDHDTTLAILAGFAKNRRVMITGFHGTGKSTHVEQVAARLNWPCVRINLDSHVSRVDLIGKDAIVVKDGMQVTEFRDGILPWALQNNVALCFDEYDAGRPDVMFVIQRVLEVSGRLTLLDQSRVIRPHPAFRLFSTTNTIGLGDTSGLYHGTQQINQGQMDRWSIVTTLNYLPHDKEVDIVLAKVKRFQANKEGRDTINKMVRVADLTRNAFIAGDLSTVMSPRTVITWAENTEIFADVGFAFRLTFLNKCDELERTLVAEFYQRCFGKELPESAINVVMS from the coding sequence ATGATCGACGAAGGCGCCGCCGTTGGCGGCCTGCCCGACATGAAGATTTCGGTGCGCCAGGTTTTTGGCATCGATACCGATTTGGAGGTGCCGGCCTATTCGAGCGCCGATCCGCACGTGCCCGACCTCGACCCGGATTATTTGTTTGATCATGACACGACGCTCGCCATCCTGGCGGGCTTCGCAAAAAATCGCCGCGTCATGATCACCGGCTTTCACGGAACCGGCAAATCAACGCATGTCGAACAGGTTGCGGCGCGGCTGAATTGGCCTTGCGTGCGGATCAATCTCGACAGCCACGTTTCGCGTGTGGATCTGATCGGCAAGGATGCCATTGTCGTCAAGGACGGTATGCAGGTGACGGAATTCAGGGATGGGATTCTGCCCTGGGCCTTGCAGAACAATGTCGCCCTTTGTTTCGATGAATATGATGCGGGCCGCCCCGACGTGATGTTCGTCATCCAGCGTGTCCTCGAAGTGTCCGGCCGTCTCACTTTGCTCGACCAGAGCCGGGTGATCAGGCCGCATCCGGCCTTCCGGCTGTTTTCGACGACCAACACGATTGGCCTCGGCGACACCTCTGGGCTCTATCACGGAACCCAGCAGATCAACCAGGGGCAGATGGACCGCTGGTCCATCGTCACGACGCTGAATTATCTGCCGCACGACAAGGAAGTGGACATTGTCCTGGCCAAGGTGAAGCGGTTCCAGGCCAATAAGGAAGGCCGCGATACGATCAATAAAATGGTTCGCGTCGCCGATCTGACCCGCAACGCTTTCATTGCAGGCGACCTGTCGACCGTGATGAGCCCGCGCACGGTGATCACCTGGGCGGAAAATACCGAAATCTTTGCCGACGTCGGCTTTGCCTTCCGGCTGACTTTTCTCAACAAATGCGATGAATTGGAGCGTACCCTCGTTGCGGAGTTCTATCAGCGCTGCTTCGGCAAGGAACTTCCAGAGAGCGCGATCAACGTCGTGATGAGCTGA
- a CDS encoding BolA family transcriptional regulator, translating to MKDQSKTTMSDRIKAKLQAAFSPESIEIKDESDKHAGHAHVVTRHGTADHSGETHFHVKVIAEAFRGKSRVDRHRAINELLAPEFNAGIHALAIEAKAPGE from the coding sequence ATGAAGGATCAGAGCAAGACGACAATGAGCGATCGCATCAAGGCAAAATTACAAGCCGCTTTTTCCCCAGAATCGATCGAAATTAAGGATGAGTCAGACAAACATGCCGGACATGCGCATGTTGTCACGCGCCACGGCACAGCCGACCACTCCGGCGAGACCCACTTTCATGTTAAGGTGATAGCGGAAGCCTTCCGAGGCAAGAGCCGGGTCGATCGCCATCGTGCCATCAACGAGCTCTTGGCGCCAGAATTCAATGCCGGAATCCATGCATTGGCGATTGAGGCGAAGGCCCCCGGCGAATAG